One Manihot esculenta cultivar AM560-2 chromosome 18, M.esculenta_v8, whole genome shotgun sequence genomic window carries:
- the LOC122722378 gene encoding uncharacterized protein LOC122722378 encodes MARRCKLRKGNSININLENETENNVNQNFQETQELYQNQASNFQGNTSQKTMRYHYEGHFIFSPNRIYENGRFMEKPNFDVDFISFFDILDDLKKDCGFDVIKGDKFYYLKADKSLSDLDALIEVKDDTDVKNMMDSYKKFPSKPIDIYTLFRDYDILPNGLGDELPAVTVDHTSNQLQNPNATAATGSNIIKRKTRGPTRCLKITQLENGQKLPVEFDEDDQAIGDNATAFVWFLGQIIRSVSCCPLQVKQWNKITDDKLDLMWSTILVRKFILNYIHYKMIIIFLVLLSIIIFISYFFPKRKVHF; translated from the exons ATGGCTCGACGATGCAAGTTGCGGAAAGGGAATTCCATCAATATTAACTTGGAAAATGAGACTGAAAATAATGTTAACCAGAACTTTCAAGAAACTCAAGAGTTATACCAAAATCAGGCTTCAAATTTTCaag ggaatACTAGTCAGAAGACAATGAGGTATCATTATGAAggtcattttatattttcaccaAATAGAATATATGAAAATGGTAGGTTCATGGAGAAACctaattttgatgttgatttcaTCTCATTTTTTGATATATTGGATGACTTGAAAAAGGATTGTGGATTTGATGTTATAAAaggagataaattttattacttgaagGCTGATAAATCTCTTAGTGATCTTGATGCATTGATAGAGGTTAAAGATGATACAGATGTGAAAAATATGATGGATAGTTATAAGAAGTTCCCTTCGAAACCCATTGATATATACACTCTATTTCGAGATTATGATATTTTACCAAATGGACTTGGTGACGAGCTACCCGCAGTTACTGTTGATCACACTTCTAATCAACTTCAAAATCCAAATGCAACTGCAGCAACAG gttccaatataattaaaagaaaaactagagGACCAACACGATGCTTGAAAATCACACAATTGGAGAATGGACAAAAATTGCCAGTAGAATTTGATGAAGATGATCAAGCTATTGGTGATAATGCTACTGCATTTGTTTGGTTTTTAGGACAAATTATTAGAAGTGTGTCGTGTTGTCCATTGCAAGTGAAACAATGGAATAAGATTACCGATGATAAGCTCGACCTTATGTGGTCTACCATATTAGTacgaaaatttatattaaattacatccattataaaatgattataatttttttagttctatTAAGTATCATAATATTTATTTCTTACTTCTTTCCTAAAAGGAAAGTTCACTTTTGA
- the LOC110607096 gene encoding agamous-like MADS-box protein AGL12: MARGKVQMKRIENPVHRQVTFCKRRAGFLKKAKELSVLCDAEIGVFIFSTHGKLYELATNGSMQGLIEKYLNATGGSLQPDLPNQTHPLDAKEEIMMLKKEIEILQKGLSYLLGGRYAEMSIDELLMLERNLEIWICHIRSTKMEIMSKEIQLLRNKEGILKDANQYLQDKIEETVELSKFAAMTTNSPYPLTIQNEIFQF, from the exons ATGGCTCGAGGAAAGGTTCAGATGAAACGCATAGAGAATCCAGTGCATAGGCAGGTGACCTTCTGCAAGCGCCGAGCTGGGTTCCTTAAGAAGGCTAAGGAGCTGTCTGTGCTGTGTGATGCTGAAATTGGAGTTTTCATTTTCTCCACCCATGGAAAGCTCTATGAACTGGCCACCAATGG AAGCATGCAAGGGCTCATTGAGAAGTACCTGAATGCCACCGGTGGTTCTCTGCAGCCTGACCTTCCCAACCAGACACACCCTCTT GATGCAAAAGAGGAGATCATGATGTTGAAGAAAGAGATTGAGATACTCCAAAAAGGATTAAg CTACTTGCTTGGTGGGAGATATGCAGAGATGTCAATTGATGAATTACTGATGCTTGAAAGAAATCTTGAAATTTGGATTTGCCACATTCGCTCAACAAAg ATGGAGATAATGTCTAAAGAGATCCAGCTGCTGAGGAATAAG GAAGGAATATTGAAAGATGCAAATCAATATCTCCAAGATAAG ATAGAGGAGACTGTTGAGCTAAGCAAGTTTGCAGCAATGACCACTAATTCTCCATATCCACTAACTATACAGAATGAAATATTTCAGTTTTAG
- the LOC110606380 gene encoding putative 12-oxophytodienoate reductase 11: MSAQSPIIPLLTPYKMGKFDLSHRIVLAPLTRQRSYNNVPQPHAILYYSQRTTKGGLLIAEATGVSDTARGYPDTPGIWTKEQVEAWKPIVDAVHAKGGIFFSQIWHVGRVSNAGSQPNGQAPVSSTDKPLTPQPRANGIDVAGFTPPRRLRTDEIPQVVNDFRIAARNAIEAGFDGVEIHGAHGYLIDQFMKDQVNDRTDQYGGSLENRCRFALEIVEAVANEIGADKVGIRLSPFANYMESGDSNPHALGLYMADSLNKYGILYCHMVEPRMKTVGEKFECPESLLPMRKAFKGTFLVAGGYDREDGNQAIAENRADLVVYGRIFLANPDLPRRFELNAPLNKYNRETFYTSDPVVGYTDYPFLEN; encoded by the exons ATGTCTGCTCAATCCCCCATTATTCCTCTTCTCACTCCCTACAAGATGGGGAAGTTCGATCTTTCTCACAG GATTGTTCTAGCACCATTAACCAGGCAGAGATCATACAACAATGTTCCTCAGCCTCATGCCATCTTGTATTACTCTCAGAGAACTACCAAAGGGGGTCTTCTTATAGCTGAAGCAACGGGAGTTTCTGACACTGCTCGAGG GTATCCCGATACTCCTGGTATTTGGACCAAAGAACAAGTTGAAGCATGGAAACCCATTGTAGATGCTGTTCATGCCAAAGGCGGTATATTCTTCAGCCAAATTtggcatgttggaagagtttcAAATGCAG GTTCTCAGCCAAATGGGCAAGCTCCAGTCTCGAGTACAGACAAGCCTTTGACCCCTCAACCTCGAGCCAATGGCATTGATGTTGCTGGGTTCACACCTCCAAGGCGACTAAGAACAGATGAAATTCCACAAGTCGTGAATGATTTTAGAATCGCTGCAAGGAATGCAATTGAAGCTG GGTTTGATGGAGTTGAGATCCATGGTGCTCATGGTTACCTAATTGATCAGTTTATGAAAGATCAGGTGAATGATCGCACAGATCAATATGGTGGTTCTCTGGAGAACCGCTGCCGATTTGCTCTGGAAATAGTTGAAGCTGTAGCCAATGAGATAGGAGCAGATAAAGTTGGTATTAGATTATCTCCATTTGCAAACTATATGGAATCTGGAGACTCAAATCCTCATGCTTTGGGACTTTACATGGCTGATTCCTTGAATAAATATGGAATTCTTTACTGCCACATGGTTGAGCCAAGAATGAAAACAGTAGGAGAAAAATTTGAATGTCCAGAGAGTCTTCTGCCTATGAGAAAGGCTTTCAAAGGAACATTTCTTGTTGCAGGAGGTTATGACAGGGAAGATGGAAATCAAGCTATAGCTGAAAATCGGGCAGATCTCGTAGTTTATGGTCGTATTTTCCTAGCAAATCCTGATTTACCAAGGAGATTTGAGCTAAATGCTCCTCTCAACAAGTACAACAGAGAAACATTCTATACTTCTGATCCTGTAGTTGGTTATACTGATTACCCATTTCTTGAAAACTGA